A region from the Drosophila takahashii strain IR98-3 E-12201 chromosome 2L, DtakHiC1v2, whole genome shotgun sequence genome encodes:
- the LOC108066011 gene encoding uncharacterized protein isoform X2, with amino-acid sequence MAANESDKPKKRNEKHNELLCPIVYKNEIPGPEIDCKFMPCGKDILEYTVHPVSFPSLEYPFLHHFGGLETLFDLDLVDQRAYERDLCDGNSMDPDDAALLADIEALDCGYSKPRPSRARECSQMFAKERVQAPQPRSGLKRPVVEQVPKILEPISLQQQIELSGRTFEDIKKPFIRHSTKRGSNARPVEILPILPDTDLQNCNYVEMLFDIPPKDGKNLVKDCGSYLINFMFNRALQETNLEIYLSDQRYREQQSPENPERGDEIKLSYKGCALRYVRMDNPIKLRRERPRPQALANKCLLEVNRVEMEAM; translated from the exons ATGGCGGCAAATGAATCGGACAAACCGAAGAAGCGGAATGAAAAGCA CAATGAGTTGCTCTGCCCCATTGTCTACAAAAATGAGATACCCGGACCTGAGATAGATTGCAAATTTATGCCCTGCGGCAAGGATATTCTGGAGTACACTGTGCACCCCGTTTCGTTTCCCAGTCTGGAGTATCCCTTTTTGCATCATTTCGGGGGACTTGAAACGCTCTTCGACTTGGATTTGGTGGATCAGAGGGCTTATGAGAGGGACCTCTGCGATGGAAACTCAATGGATCCCGATGATGCAGCTCTCCTTGCCGATATAGAGGCTCTGGATTGTGGTTACAGTAAGCCCCGACCAAGTCGCGCCCGGGAATGCTCCCAGATGTTTGCCAAGGAGCGGGTCCAAGCGCCTCAACCTCGCTCAGGACTAAAGCGTCCTGTGGTGGAACAGGTCCCTAAAATCCTGGAACCCATTAGCCTGCAACAGCAGATAGAGTTGAGTGGCAGAACTTTCGAGGATATAAAGAAGCCCTTTATTAGACATTCCACCAAACGTGGCAGCAACGCTCGACCCGTAGAAATTCTACCTATTTTACCCGATACAGACTTGCAGAATTGCAACTACGTAGAAATGCTGTTCGATATTCCACCAAAAGACGGAAAGAATTTAGTTAAAGACTGTGGCAGCTATTTGATAAACTTTATGTTCAACCGGGCTTTACAAGAAACCAActtggaaatatatttatcagaTCAGCGCTATAGAGAGCAACAGTCCCCTGAAAATCCGGAGCGCGGTGATGAAATTAAGCTTTCCTACAAAGGTTGTGCCCTCCGTTATGTACGTATGGACAACCCCATCAAATTGAGGCGGGaacggccacgcccccaggCTTTGGCCAACAAGTGTCTGCTG GAGGTCAATCGAGTCGAAATGGAAGCAATGTAA
- the LOC108066011 gene encoding uncharacterized protein isoform X1, with product MAANESDKPKKRNEKQKTPSNELLCPIVYKNEIPGPEIDCKFMPCGKDILEYTVHPVSFPSLEYPFLHHFGGLETLFDLDLVDQRAYERDLCDGNSMDPDDAALLADIEALDCGYSKPRPSRARECSQMFAKERVQAPQPRSGLKRPVVEQVPKILEPISLQQQIELSGRTFEDIKKPFIRHSTKRGSNARPVEILPILPDTDLQNCNYVEMLFDIPPKDGKNLVKDCGSYLINFMFNRALQETNLEIYLSDQRYREQQSPENPERGDEIKLSYKGCALRYVRMDNPIKLRRERPRPQALANKCLLEVNRVEMEAM from the exons ATGGCGGCAAATGAATCGGACAAACCGAAGAAGCGGAATGAAAAGCA gaaaaccCCCAGCAATGAGTTGCTCTGCCCCATTGTCTACAAAAATGAGATACCCGGACCTGAGATAGATTGCAAATTTATGCCCTGCGGCAAGGATATTCTGGAGTACACTGTGCACCCCGTTTCGTTTCCCAGTCTGGAGTATCCCTTTTTGCATCATTTCGGGGGACTTGAAACGCTCTTCGACTTGGATTTGGTGGATCAGAGGGCTTATGAGAGGGACCTCTGCGATGGAAACTCAATGGATCCCGATGATGCAGCTCTCCTTGCCGATATAGAGGCTCTGGATTGTGGTTACAGTAAGCCCCGACCAAGTCGCGCCCGGGAATGCTCCCAGATGTTTGCCAAGGAGCGGGTCCAAGCGCCTCAACCTCGCTCAGGACTAAAGCGTCCTGTGGTGGAACAGGTCCCTAAAATCCTGGAACCCATTAGCCTGCAACAGCAGATAGAGTTGAGTGGCAGAACTTTCGAGGATATAAAGAAGCCCTTTATTAGACATTCCACCAAACGTGGCAGCAACGCTCGACCCGTAGAAATTCTACCTATTTTACCCGATACAGACTTGCAGAATTGCAACTACGTAGAAATGCTGTTCGATATTCCACCAAAAGACGGAAAGAATTTAGTTAAAGACTGTGGCAGCTATTTGATAAACTTTATGTTCAACCGGGCTTTACAAGAAACCAActtggaaatatatttatcagaTCAGCGCTATAGAGAGCAACAGTCCCCTGAAAATCCGGAGCGCGGTGATGAAATTAAGCTTTCCTACAAAGGTTGTGCCCTCCGTTATGTACGTATGGACAACCCCATCAAATTGAGGCGGGaacggccacgcccccaggCTTTGGCCAACAAGTGTCTGCTG GAGGTCAATCGAGTCGAAATGGAAGCAATGTAA